The genome window AATTGCGCCACCTTCTGACCTGGCAGCTTCCTCTGCGTGAGAATCTGCGAGTGCAGTTGTAACTGACGTATCTGCTGTGGTGTTGCTGTTCTCACTCCGGTGACATTAGCAGTTTTAACGAGTGTTGCAACGGGCGTTCCTGTCGAGGGACCAGCCTGCTGAAGGCCTGCTTGGGCAAACAACTGTGCTGGTGTTAGCGTCGTCATCTGGGCGGGTACCTGCACCTGCGTGACTGTCTTCTGTTGTTGCTGACGTTGCAGTGCTTGTTGCTTCAGGAGGGTGGCCATCTCTGCTTCGGTAACGGTCCTGGTAACTGGCTTTCCAACACTCACACCACCTTGTTTCATCAGAGTGGCAGCTCTCTGCTGGACTCCTGTGACAGCTACTGATACTTTTTGTCCAGAGGCTTGAGCCTGGAAATGAAAGGGCAAACAAAATCATATATTAATAACGTTAATGAACATCTCTCTCAAAAGTATCTTCAGCAATTATCCCCGTCTCTCCTAATCTTTCTAGATTTAGGGCGGGTGGTAGAAAGAAAATGTGTACGCAATACTGTTCTTTTCTCTTACTCACCTGTAATGCTTTGAGTTGTTGCTGACGAAGCAGCATCTGCTGTCGATACAATTGTACCTGTGCTGGAGTGAAGGTCTTCGTGGAGGCACTCGCCATCGGAACATTAATGATTCCTTTCTGAGTGACCGTGGGATTCTGCACATTGGAGACAATGTTCGCTGTGGCTGAACGCTGCCCTGGTTGAAGATTAGCCACACTGACGACTGTGGGGGCCTGTCGCTGGTCAGACAGGGTGAGAACACCCGAACGTGCCTTCACCGTAGCCGTAACAATTGCGTTATTCGTGGTAGGATTAGCAGGGAGAGATTTCTGAGGTGGAATTGATGTGGTTGGGGGTGTGGGGGGTAGCTGGGATAGTTGGGTACTAGGGGTTAGTGGTTGAGGTTGTGGTTGAGGAGTTTGTGTGGTGGAGGGAGGGGGCACAGGAGATTGGGTGGGTGGAGGTTGTTGGGGGGATTGGTGCTGTTGTTGCTGCTGTTGAGCTTGAGCTAGACGTGCTGCTGCGGCTGCTGCTGCTTGCTGTTGTTCGGGAGTTATGACCTGGAATATTTGTGGGTTTGGTGATACAATTGGGAGAATTATTGGGATGCCGAAGAGAGTGGGACCAAGTCGAAAAGATGATGCAGATCATCGGGGGGATAGCTATGAAGAAAAAGAGATGTGGAGATTTAGAGACAGATTTTTCGTTTGAGGAAAGATGGTAACGATCTTGAGGTTTTATTTTGTTTGCTAAGGGTTGAGAATTTTTAGATTCGTCATCGATGATTCAGCAGGTTTACTGTTCAATGAATCAATGGGAATTgctaatttttaatattaggATAGGATAACAGCTTATAATACATCAGTGTAGtgtggaaaaatcgaatatgcGATTTTTAGATTGTTTATTCGTGCAGGTGGTctttatttatcttttttttaaattttattagtGAAGATCAATGGATATTTATACATCTCATCAAGGTTATAGACTTCAATAAGTACTCGAAATATTACCATCAAAACTTAATTAGTTATGACCTCAGGAAACTCATGCTATGACTGTCTTGTTTTGATTTTAAAAGATGATGGAAACCGCACAGATGGCCTCAAGTGGTGGAgtagaaaatgttgaaaaaaaaagaaaagaattgTTGTGGTTCAATATAAAATAGTAATTGTAGGAGAGGATGGAGTTTAAGTTGATAGAACTCACGGTATTGACGTTGTTCTTCTGCTTCTCCTTGGCTATTCTCTCAGCTCGTCTTGTGGCAACGTCGATTGGTGCTAGTGGACTGTCATATTGTACTCCATTCTCAGCCAACACAGCTGCATGCTTGGGATTTCTCATCATGGGATTGACAACAGCTGGCTTTGTCACAGATGTACGTTTGTTGCCAATCGTCTTGATAGTATCGAAACGCTGACAGCACATCATCGTGAAGGAGTTGTTTTTGTCCTGATTGTAAAGTTGACTTGTACGCATTGGTCTATTGGCTTTGACTTGTTGCtattttttgagaataaataaattagggAACCACGTAAATTATATCCAAGGATAGTTAACTTGAACATATCGTTGAAGAGAATAGCGAAAAATTATCACATGATAACATAGACTTATGTTATTGAAAAGTGATATTCTGGTTTGCATAATATTTGGTAAAAGCGATGTCTGGTGGTTCTAATTTAGGAAAATAtttacacaaaaaaatattcttaccTCAGTGATTGGAGGAATCTTGTACATTCCCCCCTTCTGCTTCTTTTGCTTCTTGGGGGTGTTATCGTACATTAGTTTGCCCTCCTCTCGAGGTATGATAACCGTCTCATACCTAGTCCGGCATTGCTTGGGGGATCGATAGATCCTGGAAGTGTTGTTCACAATGTCAGCAACGAGATCCCAATTTGGAGTATGTCCAGGTGACACAATGACGAGATTCAGGGGGAGTCCTTGGTAAACCTGGATCGCCTGGAGGAGTGCCCAGTCCTCGTGGACCATCCACTCCAGCAAGTGATCGGCTTCAGTCGTGGGACGTGATAGAGGGGGTCTGGATCCTGGAAGTTGggttggaggacgaggaaGATTTCTGTACTTGTGAAGCTTCATATCCTTTCGTATTTTCATGAGGGCTGAAGAGGGACGATCGAAGAGGGATCTTGGGGCGTACACAGAGTCCTCCTTATGACGTATTTTCGTCGGTCTGCGACCGTCACGACCATCACGATCCGCCGGGAGCTCTACTCTTGGCCTCTTTGGATCTTTCTTGGTGTATACTGGGGGCAGCTGGGACTCGGGAATCGGGGTGTTCTCGTAGAGAAAACCCAGGGAATAGTCTATGTACACGTCATTGTCAGATGTTGGAGGCGTTGGTGGACACCACATCTGGGGAAAGAGAATTATGAAGGGGATTTTGAGATGGAAACacatttttattgagtttgCTATTATTTTAGCTCAAGTTCTCGAATTCCGTAGAACGTatgagatagaaaaaaattcaggacgcggaaaaaattattttgtataaCAATtgtaagataattttttttttaactcattAAAATACTTACAGGCATTTGCTCCATAGTGTTATCCGACAGCCATACCTGGAATATTGTCAAGATAGGAATAATTCATTAGAATCctcattttcatcaaaaacaaTCGCATTTTAAACTTTTCATTGCAGAGCACAGCGAAGCGACCAGATTTCTGACTTACCTATGAATTCACCATCTGCCATGAATCAATCAAGTCCACAAAACatctgaatattttaaaaactaCGGAATTGCCCACATTAAAATTCCCACCAATTacttttttggaaatattgattagtttattttttcttcagaaaAATGCAGTTTTCGTGGTGGGGGGAATCAGTGTAAAATGTAAACccaaaaaaacttttcaatCTCCGGTTTTAATTGAGAATCAAAGGCGGTTCAAGGTCAGATTGCCCTTAATGGATAACGGAAGCAGTCGCGAAAGAAGTTGCAAtccattttttgaaaattgcctccaATAGAAATGAGGAGAGAAGGGTTCCCATGTCTCTCTTTGAGActgttttattttgattttttgcccCAAAAATTGTAGGAAAGTTAGCCCAGGTGATGCTGAAAAATAGATGGTTCCCCCGTTCATTAGATTCCTCCTCTTAATACTTGAAAAATGTCGGCAGTAGATATAACTGAACAAACGTGGATTAAAAAACAAACTTTACGACAGTTTCCGCAGTTCCTTAAGAGTGTTTCGACTTGAAAATCATTGTTTTTTAAGGAGCAACCATACTGCAAACGTCCTTCGAGGTCGTTAGACCCCCAACATAATTTGACCTTCcctttgattaaaaaaaaataatcattgtaAAAAATCTCAGAAATTTCAGAACTTGAAGACTTAAAAAATAACttcaatatttccaaaaatcccCCTAAACTAAAGAGAAAGGAAATTTCGTGAATTCAAAGGCTCATTTTCTCGAAAATTCTGGTGACTTCGCTCTCCTTAGATAGCCCTCactccaaaaatttttcaacatgtGCCTGCTTATATCCTGGGAGTCTCCAAGTTTGGAATGGCAAAGGCAAGTGTTTTGGTGCCATGTGataatcaaaaattcaaaaaaaatccacatctcaaatccaaaaattatgtcctgaatcaataaatttggGCGGTCATGACGGCCTTGCCACACCAAacatcaacgaaaaaaaaaaaatccaaatttatCATGTCAGACCTCCAAAACATAAACAAGCACACTGATCAAAATTCatctacaattttttgttcGTGAATATATATtctttaaaatttctttttgacACCAAAACAAACGGAAGTGAACCTTTGAACCACTTGGAAACGCACCAAGAAATAAGAGAACACacatcgaaaaaaattgtttcatcatctcatttatttatcaatatttcatcTCGAAAAGGTGGTACTCGTACGGTATCTTTCatttgctcattttttttttcaataaaaaaagtaaacaCGCAAATCAACGCTCAAACATCCGCATCTTACGATAATAATGAGGAATCAATTACATACATCCGCTTCAGACTAATTAATAACGTAATTATGATATTATTTCGTCCTCCTCGCGACGAGGAACATAAAAATATAGAGGAAATtactttttcgttaaaaaaaaagaaaatgaaacaaattatcgaaaaatataacaatGGCCTTTAGCGTAATTAACCGTGGAATTAATTActgttacattttttttctttctcattaaaaatctAAACCTATTATAATACAGTCATAAATCTCTTATATCacgaattataaattatcgCATTACtcaatcattcattcattcgcaCATCTTTTTCCCTCTTCGTTATACAAAAAATCTTATGATCTAGCGCACCTAATCACTatttaattgagaaataaaataattaagagGGACTGGTAATGATAAATAGTACGATTTTCGTGACGCTTGTGAACGTTTTTCGAGGAATTTGGGGAGGGTTGGGTGGGAATGATATTTACAGttataatgatgaaaattagtcatgatttttgggggtggggaggggaatCATTTATACACTTTTTACAATGATTTTGTCAACTTTCGGAGGAGTTCAGGAGGATCTATTGAgagatggaaattatttttgagcgATTGGAGAAAGTCATGAAGGGGATGTACCAGTTATTAATTAGTCGGGGGAGAggtactttttattttttataaatttggtTGCCTTTGCTATGAAtaggtgaagaaaaaaaaatataaagagtGTTTTTGTAGGCAATGTTATGTACTACAAAAATACtcattttacattttcttCTAACACTACTGGCTAGCGAGGTAAAACAATAAGTAATGATTATTGAAATCAATCCATTTTCTATAGACGTGActgttaaattttcattaatcttaataaataatttttccaagtgtaTGGAAGGGGTAATTTCGCGTAATGATAGCATTATGAATTGACaatgaaagaaattaaaaagagTCAAGTTTCCATTGCCACtgagtaaataattatttctcgcAACTTTCTGCAGTGCGTTGTCATTTAATAATCTAAATGATGATTTCAAATGTCAAAAATGAAACCCAACCCATCGCCTATCTTTAAACACATTCGGGGGAAAACGAGAATAATTGATTCGGGCTCCAAGAGTTAGGGAAAATTTGATGTTTAcgtttcaatgaatattccGAGATATATTAGGTAAAAAGTTACCATTCAAgctttgtttgtagggaaaaCAAGAACGTAAATGTCTTGATAAATACTTCACTATATCcattagatttcgagatatttagtAAGCAtttgtaaattttgtaatcaGCTTTTCTTCAATATCTTCAGATCTATCAGAgatcaaaaatattcatacaGAAATTGGATAGTTTCCCGTTGATGTTAACCGTTGGAACATCAACCGAGACAGAACTAAATATGATTATAACTTTTTCCAGAATATTATGAACTCTGTCCACCGATcaatttctgagaaaaaaaaaactaggaaaaatttcattgagaaTTTGCCTATCGCCCTCAGGTTCCAAGATATCCCTCAAAAACCACTGTCCACTCATTATCACCCCGCATAATTTTACCAAAGAAAATTATGATtcgttttttcaaaatctccCCCTCTTTACACCTCTCAACACtggaaattcaattctctATCGCCTCCTACCCCTTACAAATGATTAACTTTTTCTCCTCCCGTATGATGCCTCCCTTTCTTGACCCCAAGCCCCAAATCCTCATCATCCATAATATCCACCAACTGCACCTCACTATTTTTAATACCAGGATATCTAATCAAATCTCTATCTCTCCTCCTCAAACTCTTTCTGTTCCTGACCTCCTCAACCTCCTGTCCCTCCTCTTCGTCATCCATCAATCCCTGTCCCAACTCAAACTCCCCATCTTTCCTCCTGTTCTCATCCTGCCTTTTAGTTTTATTGTACCCAAACCTCGAGTGCTTATCAAAACTCATGATACTCATGGCTACGACCTTAGCAGTTCTCTGTGGCTTCTCATTAACCTCAACTCCCTCAACCATAGCATTACCATTGGAATCAGTATCGGAAGTGTCTCTGGCCTCAACAGATGACTTTCTACTGATCTTACTTCTTTTAAACTCCTCAACACTTctatttttacttttatctTCAGGCATCGGGGTGTCCGGACGTTTCCTATGCGCGAGGAACGTTGAATTCTCCTGGGGCTTCTTCACATCACTCAATTTCACCGATGACCTCTTACTGGGAGGAGACAGAAATCCATTATCTAAGACCTTGGCATTAGTTGATGACCTGGTAATTCTCGAGGTACCAACAATGGtcttaataatattaatatcggATTCCGATATCTCGAGAACATCAGGAGGAGCACCTGTAACCTTTCCCCCAGGTCTTCTTGTCTTTTTATCATCCTGAGGAGGCTCTGACAACAGTCTCGATCTACGTGTTAACACACCCGAGGGCTTTGATTTACTTTCTGAAGACGTTGAAGATTCAAATCTCTCGGAATTATCGTCAGAGTCTTTGATTTCATGGACATCCTGATGATCTTTTCCTTCGTCAATATCCGGCGTTTTATTATCACCATCAGGAATGTTATCGTCTACATCGGGTCCACGactcttcataaattcaacgtCATTAGCTGAGTCCGTCTGACTCGACGGAGACGTTGGGACATTGACATCGAGATTCTCAGTGTCCTCACGTGTTAAATCGATAGTTGCATTAGGTTTGGATAATTGTGCCCGCATTGATCTCGTCAATGGAACTGGGGAGACAGAACTCACTGAGTCATCGtcatcatttgattttttcacatGATTCAGACGTTTATTGAATCGAGACGAACGTCTGAACGAATCAGACTTGTGATTCTCCTCTGGGTTCTGGGGTATCATCTCATCGGTCgatgatttatcattttcattattatcattaattatctctgATGGCCTGGGGACAACTTCTTGAGTTTCAGGAGGAGCTTCTGGAGACTTGGGAGCATCATCTAAATTTTTTGTATCTTTATCGACGACAATATctgattttttcttcactaatttcaattttaaaactAATCTATCATTATAACTCTTGTCATCATCATCAGTATCGCTTAACCGATCGGAATTATCGACTGAATTTCCAAGATCATCAGTTTTTTCTGATACTATGCTGTCACAATTTGTCAGATCGTCGTCAATACTGTCGTTATCCtcgattttagatttttgtggTGGGGAAGGGGTGGCAATTTTCAGATGCGAACGTTTTTTATGGGGACGTTTTATGGGAGGCAGAATAGGAGAGACATCGAGAGTCCAGAGATTAATTTTAACATCACCTCGAGATCTGGTACGTGGAGAATTGAGATCTAGACGATTTTTGTGACCGAGTGAACCTCGAGGGCGACCTACCGAGCGTTTTTGGGTATGTTCAACAATAGGTAACTCTGGAGAGGATGGAGACGAGTCTTCGGACTCTGATGAGGAGCTCGAAGACTCGGGGGATAAGGCGGAGTTTGTGGAGCTTGTGCTATCGCGGCGACGGAGGGAACGGCGCAGGGGAAGATTGGGGCGCTTATTTTTTATACGTTTGGAATTATTTGGGGTATTGACCTGATTTTGAGAGTCCTCGCGGCTAAAGGTGAGAGGCTTCTCATCATCATCAGCTAGGCGCATTCGTCGCTCCTCCTCCTCACGTAGAGCACGCAAACGGTCTAGCTCCCATTCCCGTTTTTGTTGTTCAAGCTCACGCTCTGCTGCCGCTAGTTGGGCTGCCGAGAAGGCTCCCTCTGAGAGCTCTACGAAACGCATTGCGTAACGCTCCACTGGGGTCAGCTAAAACAAAAaagaattcattaattttctgaatgatttttttttaactaaaaaaattaatgtctgaGAATTTAAAAGAATAATTTACCTGTGAAACGAGATTCTGAACTTCCATCTCAGCCTTGCTGATCTGCGCCTCCTCCTTTTCGCCCTCTTCCAAAGGAATATTCTCATCAAACTCAGCAAGATCAGCGACAGCCTCAGCCTTAGCTGTCCTAGCAgcctgaacatcgagatcctCCTCAGCAGCAGCAAGAGCACTCTCCAATGCTCCCATAGCGTTTTTCTCCTCAACAATTCCCTCCCTAAccaccctctccctctctctatgCTGCTCCAACACATCCGCCATTCTAACATTGGCATCACCTTCGTTATCCACTTCAAATAGATCTTGAATAGTGGAACTCTTGAAGTAAGCAGTCGTAAAATTACCCCCCTCAATAGCCAGATCACCCAACAATCGTTTCTGATTGGCCTTTTTCAGAATATTCTCCTCCACAGTCTTTTCACTGACAAGCCTGTAAATATGGACATCCCTTGTCTGTCCAATTCTGTGACATCTGTCCTGTGCTTGTGCATCCATTGTTGGATTCCAATCACTATCgtaaaaaataacagtatCAGCACCGGTAAGATTGACACCAACACCCCCAGATCTTGTCGACAGAATGAAACAGAATATCCTCTTGTCATTATTAAACCTCTCCATGAGTATCTGTCTTTGATCGACTCTCGTCGCTCCATCAAGCCTCAAATAAATATGCCCATGATAATTAAGAAATGCCTCTAAAACATCCAGCATTCTCGTCATCTGTGTGAATATCAGAACACGATGTCCCCCAGTCTTCAGTTGTCTCAATAACCTATCAAGACTCTGAAGCTTACCACAGTCGTACTGGATCAACCTGGGATCTGGGAACTGGGTACTCATGGCCCTGGCAATGGGATGAAGTATCTTAACTTTATTACTCAATCCTCGATCCAGGACATTCTCCAGTCTTTTCTGGCCCCAGAGTTTGTGAGGAGGTGGATGAGAAACATGGAACTTAGGGAGTGGAGCATTGACAGCTGGTACGTATACCACAAATCTCTCAAAGACCACTTGTAGTTCCTCAACAATTTGCTCTGTTGATTTGATAGCCTCAGCTAAAGCTTCTGTCGAGGTGAAATAGTCTTTTCGTCGTCTGGGAAGTTTTTTCGAGGTACATTGGAGCCAACCATTGTGCCAACGACATCTAGACGATGGTTTTTCAATCCTCAATGCTGTGAAGAGATCCTCACCATAGAGTGGACATGCTGCACAACGTCTCTCATTTATTGTGGATATCATTTGGAGTTTTGAGGTTCGTCTGTGCGAGCGTTCGGTGTCCAAATCTTGTAGGTGAAATTCTGATTTAGGTGGCTCCTTGGAAGGCCTCTTCGAGGACTCCTTGGAGCTCCGGGTGACAATTTCACATCGAATTGGAGGCTGGGGAGGTGTGACGTTAAGTGGAGGAACCCTCATCACCGGTCGACCACCCACTGATGTCACCATTTGGGAAAGATTTGTCAACTTTGGAGAAAGAACTGTCAGGCGTTGACCACTGGAGGTTACCATTGGAAAGGACATGGTAGTTGTGTTTTGGGTGTTTGAGGTGATGATGAGGTGTCTACCAGTAGAAGTTTGCACTAGTTGGGCGAAACTTGGCACTGCTATCCTCTGGAGTGAGTCCCCTTGCTTCACGGTTACGGTTTGTGTGGCTAGACGAGGGAGACCGTCTCGGAGATTCGTGTTGCTCATGGTTATTCGTTGGGGAGTCGTCGGGGCGGATGAGGTTGGTGGGTGAGATAGACCCACTGGTATAGCTGGAAGATTCAAGAAGATTACGTAAGAAGGAATGTTTGAagcagaaagaaattttgctCTCCAAAAAAGTTTCAGGGAGAAATTTAGAATATACTCAGCAAGAAACTGGTCCTTTAATCAAATTCATACTTGGCAttcggaaattttaaatttcttctcaagtctatcatgaaatttcatgaagaaGTGTCTTCTCGATTCTGGAATGCACATTTGATGAAGACTAATGTACAAGCTGGTTCGAGGATATTTAATCTAGCACCACTGCAAAGGCAGATTATACCGTAAAGAGTATAAACACCGATCGATGATGCATTTTAACTCAATAAACTGATTTTTACCTTTAACAGTGCCAGCGTGCTGCACAAGTTGCACAGAATACCCTTGTAGTTGTTGTCCACTGGCGACTTTGAGAGTGACTCCCTGTCCAGGACTAGCTTGATTATTTCCCCCCTTAACCAGAGGTGAAGTTCCAACTTTCGGATTAGGCAGAATTCCCGTGAAATTTCTCAACTTGGGTTGAGAATTTTGTGAATTAATGGGTGGTGCTTTTGCCTGATTAGAAAGTCTAacattgattttaatttttcctgaggGACAACGAGGTGGTGCTGGAGGTTGGTTGTCAAtctcttcaattaatttttttggagtaTGAAGTTTTCTCACTCTGTGAGCAACAAAAGCAGTCAACGTCAACTCCAGATCGATTAGCCGAAGATTTAAACAACTAAGATCAATGTGCTTGAAGGGATCGTAGTCCAGGGCTTGCCAGGCTAATGACGCCGTCACAAAGTCAATACCCTCCATTTGAAACGGTGAAACTGTGGGCCGAACTTCGAATAAATTTGGATGATTGCAGACCTTTCGTAACTGCATGAGAACGTTTATGACACTGAGAAGATTTCCACTGGCCAATGTCTCTTTCGTTTTTGCTCGTGACATGAAATCGTCGTAGAGAAACCTCTGGCGTTTTGATAATCTACACATCACCACGTGCTCGTACTTCTTTGGAAGTTGTTTTTCCACTTCGGATTTTAATCGGCGAAGGAGGAAGGGGCGAAGTACCTGTTTTAACATAAGGAAAGTTTTcatattgagatttttttagagATGATCTAGATAAAAATCTATATTGGTTGGTATTTTTTTGGATTGAATTGATATTATCCTGACTTCAATTCAGctaaaacaaaaaatccaacataATTGGAAATTCTCCGGTTTAGCTTGGCCCTTCAAGAAGGCACATTAATTGAAAAGGACTCAatacaataatttattaatgataCAATATTAAGATGTATCTCCAGACAGGATTCGCATGCCGCAAAAAATTCCACTTAATACAACACACGAGTTTTAATGGAGAAAATTTGATATCTCgctgataattaataaaaacgaTTGAAAGCATTGATAATCCTTCATCGAGGTCGGCAGCGagtaattataataaaaaaataacccaCAAACCTTGTGAAGACGACggatgattttttcgttgtacTCGCTGTTACCCTCGATCATTCCAGTCACTGGATTGCTGAACCACTCTTTGAATTCTCGATGAGACTGGAATACATTTGGCATTAAGAAATGCATCAGGGACCATAGTTCCATGAGGTTATTTTGAAGGGGAGTACCAGTGAGTAACAACCGCCtgtaatcaatgaaaaatccatcaatTAGTTGATTCTTTGTCTCAAACTGGTTtacttataaaaataattttttaaggaaaaaaacagaataattttttaaggaaaaaaaCTCAGACAAATGCCTCGATAACAGCACGAAGTAGGTTCGAGTTGAATGGATCTCGTTCCTTCAGAAACGGTAAATTGTCATCATTGATTTTAATCCTTGAAATTATTCTTTACCTAATttaaatcgattatttttcattagaatATTAGATTTCATTGTAACTAAAATTGTATGAAGACTTGAATGAAACGaatttggtgaaaaaaatcaaagttcaAAAGTAGCAATTTAAATTACTGAAATTTACTTCTGGGTATTTTCAATGAAGCGTCGATTATTTCAAAGGattcgaaaatttattaaaatttaattacctcTGAGTTTGGAAGTTCAGGAGCAACTGCCATCTCTGAGACTTGAAATTCTTGATATTCTGTGCTTCGTCAAGTATCAAATACttccattttttcctcctaaAGCTCTGGTGGTCTTGAATGACGAGTTTATAAGATGTAATACAGATGTGAAAAGCATTTGGTTTTGTCCATCCTGTTCTCTTCGCTTTCCTCTCTTTCTGCGTTCCATAATACGTGAGAATTTTAAAGCCTGGACACCACTTCTTGCATTCCATCTCCCAATTTAACATGACTGATGTGGGAACGATGATCAAGTGTGGTCCCCAGTTACCTTTCTCACAGGCGAGATGAGCAAGGAGGGCTATCGTTTGAATCGTTTTACCCAGACCCATCTCGTCAGCGAGTATTCCGTTTAATTTACGCTCGTGCATTGTCACTAACCAGTCAAGACCGATGTGCTGGTATTCACGGAGGGAGTGTTTTAGGAGGAATGGAATCTTTGTGACAACCTGTaagttccgaaaaaaaaaaattaataatgatttCTAAAAGCGAACACCTTAAGCAGGAAGACAAAATATAAATCGAATAGCTAATTCATATTATCTGTAATCCAATGGTAATATCCTCAATAGATCTTATAATTGAACCAATGAGATTCAATTTACAAAGATTATTCATCATATGTTTCAATGGatgtaaaattattaaattatcttGAATCAATGTCAGGTAAAACCCGGCagtttttaattatgaaaattgtacGACGCTTTTGCGCAATCAATCAATATATCAAAATTATTGCATGGGAAAGCGGTCATGTTTGCTCTACCTCCCGTGAAATGATGATGTTGCTACAGAGCAAATCACTTTGGAAGAGAGGAATAGctcattcaaaattaaataataatgaaaaaaaaatattgtacatACACTAGTGGTGAGGAGAGTATTTCCCTTGGGCTGTATGCTCTCAGCAAGTGCAGCAACATCATCCATCTCATTGTGAGCCTCCGACTGCGAGGCATCAGCattgtttttcattgatttatcaCCAGAGAAATCCTCGAGCAACGATTTCAATCCAATTCCAGTTTCATCGTCACTCTGGTCCTGAGAGTCATTGTCCTTGATGTCATCTCCACTTTCACTCTCACTCCCTGACTTTTCCTCTGCGTCTTCATCCTCATCATTCTCGGATTCCTTTCCTGACTCTGAAAGAGCGTGAAAAATATCTATTAAGTAACTACAAACTGGACAAATAAATTTGGAAGAAATAATGGAGATGAATTTTGATATTTGAGAAAATCTCAGACAAATGCCTCGATAACAGCACAAAATAGGTTCGAGTTGAATGGATCTCGTTCCTTCAGAAACGGTAAATTGTCATCattgattaaaaatgaaagttATTTGCATCTAAgacttggatatccttaaaGTTCTAAAATTCATACCTTC of Diachasmimorpha longicaudata isolate KC_UGA_2023 chromosome 3, iyDiaLong2, whole genome shotgun sequence contains these proteins:
- the LOC135160391 gene encoding helicase domino isoform X4; its protein translation is MTDKQGVPTLPPLTGGGSNNGSGSGGGQQSVSLQQVLATQGLNVITTGAGQHLVLTSPVPGFSQVLPASTTSSSLQQMGVTRIVNISGGSPRVSVVGVASSSGTPLTSPTRQNSTKVVLATSPKLVRTTLGNMFLTPTSSSPPVKKLKLTDSTEKATLLDDSAGYRRRIMEHKMRRMRAIREKYAENASELFFLNAGGNMMDFQTWKKRSNTPPYLHFLRQHRLDPEDDDEDLTQPLPPEGPIVLGASGQGAEVKITASGATPVAVSTTLPAAVAQLSQGGTPIVPTPVKSSPPVSSSPVTDKTSQIPQKSSLNPPTASSSQPVVKLVKLSSTAPSPCDNQSNQEQIVEKAKQEAYVMQRITELQREGLWSERRLPKVQEPARTKAHWDYLLEEMVWLAADFAQERKWKKAAAKKCARMVQKHFQEKAIQAQKAEKLQELRLKKIAGFVAKEIKTFWANVEKLVEFKAQTRLEEKRKKALDQHLNFIVGQTEKYSTWLTEGLNKTDGAQSVPASMNSSRISSPVPGDKHSDDEFEPNQSSEDDEETIAKAEEEMKSNHKEEVELLKKESELPLEDLLKELPPNYLEERDKSLSPRPESQEEESTADGEFQVDSNESSDDDEDTIMEQEKREGGIDHRKELDELKAENEMSVEELMAKYGGAGATPMEDDSDDEESGKESENDEDEDAEEKSGSESESGDDIKDNDSQDQSDDETGIGLKSLLEDFSGDKSMKNNADASQSEAHNEMDDVAALAESIQPKGNTLLTTSVVTKIPFLLKHSLREYQHIGLDWLVTMHERKLNGILADEMGLGKTIQTIALLAHLACEKGNWGPHLIIVPTSVMLNWEMECKKWCPGFKILTYYGTQKERKAKRTGWTKPNAFHICITSYKLVIQDHQSFRRKKWKYLILDEAQNIKNFKSQRWQLLLNFQTQRRLLLTGTPLQNNLMELWSLMHFLMPNVFQSHREFKEWFSNPVTGMIEGNSEYNEKIIRRLHKVLRPFLLRRLKSEVEKQLPKKYEHVVMCRLSKRQRFLYDDFMSRAKTKETLASGNLLSVINVLMQLRKVCNHPNLFEVRPTVSPFQMEGIDFVTASLAWQALDYDPFKHIDLSCLNLRLIDLELTLTAFVAHRVRKLHTPKKLIEEIDNQPPAPPRCPSGKIKINVRLSNQAKAPPINSQNSQPKLRNFTGILPNPKVGTSPLVKGGNNQASPGQGVTLKVASGQQLQGYSVQLVQHAGTVKAIPVGLSHPPTSSAPTTPQRITMSNTNLRDGLPRLATQTVTVKQGDSLQRIAVPSFAQLVQTSTGRHLIITSNTQNTTTMSFPMVTSSGQRLTVLSPKLTNLSQMVTSVGGRPVMRVPPLNVTPPQPPIRCEIVTRSSKESSKRPSKEPPKSEFHLQDLDTERSHRRTSKLQMISTINERRCAACPLYGEDLFTALRIEKPSSRCRWHNGWLQCTSKKLPRRRKDYFTSTEALAEAIKSTEQIVEELQVVFERFVVYVPAVNAPLPKFHVSHPPPHKLWGQKRLENVLDRGLSNKVKILHPIARAMSTQFPDPRLIQYDCGKLQSLDRLLRQLKTGGHRVLIFTQMTRMLDVLEAFLNYHGHIYLRLDGATRVDQRQILMERFNNDKRIFCFILSTRSGGVGVNLTGADTVIFYDSDWNPTMDAQAQDRCHRIGQTRDVHIYRLVSEKTVEENILKKANQKRLLGDLAIEGGNFTTAYFKSSTIQDLFEVDNEGDANVRMADVLEQHRERERVVREGIVEEKNAMGALESALAAAEEDLDVQAARTAKAEAVADLAEFDENIPLEEGEKEEAQISKAEMEVQNLVSQLTPVERYAMRFVELSEGAFSAAQLAAAERELEQQKREWELDRLRALREEEERRMRLADDDEKPLTFSREDSQNQVWLSDNTMEQMPMWCPPTPPTSDNDVYIDYSLGFLYENTPIPESQLPPVYTKKDPKRPRVELPADRDGRDGRRPTKIRHKEDSVYAPRSLFDRPSSALMKIRKDMKLHKYRNLPRPPTQLPGSRPPLSRPTTEADHLLEWMVHEDWALLQAIQVYQGLPLNLVIVSPGHTPNWDLVADIVNNTSRIYRSPKQCRTRYETVIIPREEGKLMYDNTPKKQKKQKGGMYKIPPITEQQVKANRPMRTSQLYNQDKNNSFTMMCCQRFDTIKTIGNKRTSVTKPAVVNPMMRNPKHAAVLAENGVQYDSPLAPIDVATRRAERIAKEKQKNNVNTS